From Halapricum desulfuricans, a single genomic window includes:
- a CDS encoding DUF5518 domain-containing protein translates to MGNGDTGLNAVIGAVVTVVTTFIPFSPVLGGAVAGYLQQEDSSTALKVGALSGAIAAIPLLFVIALLGSVLPFLPALFDGPGAFAGIFVVFAIFAILASVVYTVGLSAIGGYLGWYLESETDL, encoded by the coding sequence ATGGGAAACGGAGATACCGGCCTGAACGCAGTGATCGGTGCGGTCGTCACGGTCGTCACGACGTTCATCCCGTTCTCGCCGGTGCTCGGCGGTGCGGTCGCGGGCTACCTGCAGCAGGAAGACTCCTCGACGGCACTCAAAGTCGGTGCGCTCTCCGGAGCGATAGCCGCGATACCGCTCCTGTTCGTCATCGCACTGCTCGGTAGTGTGTTGCCGTTCCTCCCGGCGCTTTTCGACGGTCCGGGTGCGTTCGCGGGGATATTCGTCGTGTTTGCGATCTTCGCTATCCTGGCGTCGGTCGTCTACACCGTCGGTCTGAGCGCCATCGGCGGGTACCTCGGGTGGTACCTCGAAAGCGAGACGGATCTGTAG